TAAAAACAGAGTTGTAGGTGTTTCACCTTTCAATCTTTATGCTTATCTAAAAGATCACCTTCAAAATCACCCGTCATACAATGATATCTACATTACTCACTCCGATGTCGCTGTTGATATTCTACCTGCCGGTAATTCCAAATTTTCAGGAATAGCCAAGTTCTCTCAGAATAACAAGATCATTGCTCTTGCCGATTCCTGTAACGATTGGGAATTCCTCTCCCAAGCTGATCTCAGCTTTGTCCCCCAGAATGTCACTCCTCACTTAGTGGAAAAATGCCGTTTAAACGATCTTACTCTTTTCCCCCTCTCTGCTTTCTCTCTGCAGAATATTGATAAGACCATCTATAAAAGCGATTTCTGCTACACCTCCGGTGTCATTGATATTCTCAAAAAACTCAGCGAAAATCTCTAACTGCTTCAACTCTGCCAACTCCCTTTAAAATCAATACTTTAACATATTTCTATCTTTCGTGAGCGATATAGTCGGATCTATCCGACTATATCGCTCCCGAAAGATAAAAAGCAAGACACCACATACATCGTTGGTTATATAAATCCTAATCCTGTACAATACTTGTAATAATTGTATATACTGACCTGCAGTAATTAAATTTTGTTTATAGAGTTATATTTTATGCTCTTTAAATCTTGATTAGTTAATATATTGCTGCAAATAGTTGCTGATATTGAAATATTTTATTGACAAAAAAACTAAACAAATAATTATACTGATTTGGAAGTATTAAGTTCAATTTATGAGCTTTGAGTAAAATTTTTATCTTCGAATTTTTC
The sequence above is a segment of the Candidatus Cloacimonadota bacterium genome. Coding sequences within it:
- a CDS encoding HAD hydrolase family protein — protein: MAIKDYREKDYIIGIDLHGTLLNNNWTIAPESLPELISVLSAIRSKSYIFICSGNDFSFVKEVLPTSVRELIDGYILENGCSFSDGIKEQLLITDHQVDLIKALEEDLKKTALPDLLLYGNRLATVSLFTKNRVVGVSPFNLYAYLKDHLQNHPSYNDIYITHSDVAVDILPAGNSKFSGIAKFSQNNKIIALADSCNDWEFLSQADLSFVPQNVTPHLVEKCRLNDLTLFPLSAFSLQNIDKTIYKSDFCYTSGVIDILKKLSENL